The Carbonactinospora thermoautotrophica sequence AGCTCCTCGGTGGCGTGGATCACGCACCCGTCCTGGATCGAAGTCCGCTCGCCCACGGAGATCTCGCCGTAGTCTCCGCGGAGCACGGCGCCGGGCCACACCGTCGACTCGGCTCCGATCTCGACCGCCCCGATCACCACCGCGTCCGGATGGATGTATGCGGATGGGTGAATCCGGGGAACACGGTCACCGAGTGCATATACTGCCACGGTTCCTCCTTATTGGTGAGTTTTCAGTGTCTGCAGTGTCTGGCCGCTGGTTCTTCCGGCCGCGTCCGGTGCGGACCGACCTCGGTGTTCCGCCGCTGAAATCTTTCGTACTCCGGTCGGGTGGTGAGTACGCGCGCGGGCTCTGGGTAAGGCACAATCTCCGGCTCGGGTCGGGCACAAGTTCGGCTCGTCAAGCGTTACGCATGCGCTGACAATCTCATCAGAACCACCTGGAGGGGGAGAGAGGCACGATGGCAACCGACTACGACGCCCCTCGCAAGGTCGACGACGACCTGGGCGAGGACAGCATCGAGGAGCTCAAGGCCCGCACGCGGGTCGACAAGAGTGCGATCTTCGTCGACTCCGAGGACAGCGACGCCGAGCCGATCGAGCTCCCGGGCGCGGACCTCTCCAACGAGGAGCTGAGCGTCCGTGTCCTACCGCGGCAGGCGGACGAGTTCACCTGCTCGCGGTGCTTCCTGGTGCACCACCGCAGCCAGCTGGCCTCCGAAGCCGACGGCCAGATGGTCTGCCGCGACTGCGCCGCCTGACGTAGTGGTCAGGTAGCGGTCCGGAAGGCACCGGAAGATGGAGCATTCGGCGGAACACGAGCCGCGCGGGGAAGGCCACTCAGCCGCATCCGAGGCACTGGTGCACCTGGTGTCCGGGGACCGGCCCCTCAACGGGGCGGACCGCGGACGCCTGCTCACCTCCCTCGCCCGCGCCTTGGTCGCCAGCGCCAAGGCGGCCGGAACGACCGCGGTCGTTACCGGGCGCTGGCTCGCGGACCTGTTCGTCGACGTGGCGCCGCGCCTGCCGATCAGGGACGGTCAGACGCTGCGCGCGCATCATCCCGGTCGTACGACGGAGGAGATTGCCGAAGCCCTCATCTCAGGGGCGGCGAACGCCACCACGGCCGTCGGAGCCGCCGGCGGTGCGCTGGCAACCGTGGAGTTCGCCGCCCCACCGACCCTGCTCTCGGTGCCGGCGCAGCTCGCCGCCGAGGCGATGGCGGTGGCCGCGATCGAGGTCAAGCTGGTCGCGGAGCTGCATGAGCTGTACGGCCTGGCAGCGCCGGGGCCGCGCGTGCCGCGCATGTTGACGTACCTGCAGGCCTGGGCCGACCGTCGGGGGGTCAATCCGCTCGAATTCACCCCGCGCCGCGGTGTCCCCGCCGCGCTCGGGGAAGCCGCCAGGCGTCAGATCCGCAAGCGGCTGGCCGGCCGCGCCGGCCGTAGCCTCCTCACGCTCGGGCCCATGTTCAGCGGCGCCGTCGCAGGCGGCTACGTGAACCGTCAGGGGACCCGCAAGCTTGCCGAGGAGGTCCGTGCCGACCTGCGCCGGCTCGCCGCCGAGCGGGAGCTGCCCGGCACGGCCGCGGATTGACGGTCAGGTGGCCTCCAGGCCCGGCGGCAGCCGGCCCGTGGACCGTTTCCAGTAGTTCGCCGCCTTCCGTGCGGCGAACACGCGCATGATCCCGACCAGCGCGCCGCTCGCCACCACCCAGCCGACCGCCTCGTACCACGTCGTGTCGGGTGATTCCGGCTTCTTCGGCGGCTGCCTGCCGAACGCCCGCTTCCAGGTCTGCTCCCCGACCTTGCGGGCCAGCAAGGCCGCGGCCACCGTGCTCAGCCCGCCGAACGCCTTCCACGCCACCTTCGCTCCGGCCATGCCCCGCTCTTGCCCGGACGAGCCGGGTTCATGCGGCGGTACCGACCGGCCCAGTCAACGGGCGTGAGCCTTGGCCGAGTTCAGGGCAGCGGCCAGCTCGTCGGGCCGGCGCGTGGACACGTACCAGTACGGGGTGGGGTCCGCCGGGTCGGCGACCTCGACGTACACCGCGCGGGGGAGGTACCCGCGCAGCAGCAGGTACGCCCGGGGGTCGGCCTTCGGGCCGCGCAGCTCCCGCGCCTCCTCGGCGGTGAGGGCGCGCACGGTCCCGACCGCCGACAGCGGGATCGCGGCCCGGCCCGCCTCCAGCACGCCGTCCGCCACCCGGATCCGCGCGGAACCGTAGCCGACCAGCACGCCCGCGGTGATGAGGGCGGCCGCGCCGGTCACCAGCAGCGCCACGCCTGGGCCCAGCCAGGCCGCGTACGCCACCCACAGCGAGGCCAGAAAGAAGACCAGGACCACCCACCAGCGCCAGGGGACCGTGAGCCGTTCCGAGTACCTCATGGGGCAAGCCTCCCAGCGTGTCGCGGAGCCGCTGTCAGGGGTCGCTCTCCATGCTCTCAGGCCGGGGACTCACTCGTAGCCGAGCTTGCGCTTGATCCGGCGTACCAGCCGGCCGACGCGCTCCGGCGGGGTGCGCAAGCCCACCGCGACCTCCTTGGCGTAGTCGGTCAGGAGGGTGGGGGCGACCGCGTTGAGCAGCGTCCCGGCGACCGCGTCGGTGCCCACCAGGTACCGGGCGCGCGGGTTCGGCGAGGCGAGCGCGCGCAGCACCGCCCGGGCCACCGGGGCGGGGTCGGGCAGCGACCTGGACCGGCGCAGCAGTGCCTCGGCCAGCTGGTAGCAGTGCGCGTACGCCGAGTGCCTGCGGTCCGGCAGGCGGCTGACGCCCCGGGCCCAGATGCCGGTGCCGAAGCTGCCCGGCTCGATCAGCACCACCTTCACGCCGAACTGGGAGACCTCCATGCGCAGCGCGTCGGTAAGCGCCTCCAGGCCATGCTTGCTCGCGCAGTACCAACCGATGAAGGGGGTGGAGACCCGGCCGGAGATCGACGAGATGTTGATGATGCGGCCGTCCCGGCGCTGGCGCATCGTGGGCAGCACGAGCCGTGCGATGCGGGCCGGCGCGATCAGGTTCACCTCGAGCTGGTAGTACGCCTGGTCGTCGTCGACGTCCTCGATCGCGCCGGGCTGGGCCAGGCCCGCGTTGTTCACGACGGCCCAGGGTCCACCGTCGGTCATCTCCGCGATCTGGGTGAAACCGCGGACCGTGGACTCGGCGTCGGCCACGTCCAGCAGCACGGTCCGGATGCCGACGCAGTGCCGGTCGGCGATCTGGCGGAGCTTGGCGGCCTTCTCCTCGGAGCGCGCGGTGCCGATCACGTCGTACCCGGTGGCGGCCAGCTCCAGGGCGGTCGCCAGCCCGATCCCGCTGGTCGCCCCGGTGACGACGACGCTCCTGGTCATGAGCAACCTTTCCGTATCGGAGGTGCGGGGACCTCCCCGCACGGGTTGAGGGAACCGTCACGGCGCGCAGTCGCTCGACCACGCGGGCGAACGTGCCCAGACCGACGGTAGTGTCGAGCGCCGTGGTTAAGCCATGAGCACGAGCAACGAGCGAGGAGGGGCGGTGAGTCGGTCGACGACATTGGTACTACCCCCGGAAGCGGTCGTTCCGGAGCCGCATCCGGACGCGCCGCCGCCGGGCGCGAAGCTGGGATCGCACTACAGCCGGTGCTTCGGGTGCGGGCGGGACCACCCGACCGGTCTGCACATGGAGCTGACCGTCGGGGAGGGCTTGTCGGTCGACGCCCGGTTCACGGTCACCGAGAACCACCAGGGCGCGCCCGGGCTCGCCCACGGAGGGCTGCTCGCGGCGGCGTTCGACGAGGCGCTCGGGTCCATCACCTGGCTGCTGCGCCGGCCGGCGGTGACCGCCCGCCTGGAGACCGACTTCCTCCGACCGGTCCCGGTCGACTCCACCCTGTACCTCCACGCCAAGTGCGACGGCGTGGCGGGCCGCAAGATCTACCTGTCCGCCGAGGGCCGGCTGGACGCCCCGGACGGGCCGGTGGCGGTACGGGCCCACGCGATATTCGTGACGGTCACGCTGGAGCACTTCACCACCCACGGCCGCCCCGAGGACGTGGCGGCGGCCCGCGAAAGCGGTGACGTGCAGGCCGCGGCCCGAGCATTCGAGGTGAACCCGTGAGCGATGTCGACGTGCTGATCCGCCGCCTCGACCCGGAGGTGCCGCTCCCCACCTACGCCCATCCGGGCGATGCCGGCGCCGACCTCGTCACCACCGTCGACGCCAAGCTCGGCCCGGGCGAGCGGGCCGTGCTGCCCACCGGCATCGCGATCGCGCTGCCCGACGGGTACGCGGCGTTCGTGCATCCCCGTTCCGGGCTCGCGGCCAAGTACGGTGTGTCCTTGGTGAACGCGCCCGGCACGGTGGACGCCGGCTACCGTGGCGAGATCAAGGTGATCGTGGTGAATCACGACCCCCGGGAGCCGGTGGTGTTCCGCCGCGGGGACCGGATCGCCCAGTTGGTGATACAGAAGGTGGAGCGGGCACGGTTCCACGAGGTAGCGGAATTGCCCGGATCCGCCCGGGCCGACGGCGGCTTCGGGTCCACGGGCGGGTACCGCGCGGCTGGCGCGGACAACGAACAGGGAAGGGAAGAGACGTGATCTTCCGACGTCGTCGCCGTCAGGACGAGGCGGACGAGCCCATGGAGGCGCTCCCGGCCACGGACGAGGAGACCGCCGAGGCCGGTGAGGACCGTGGACTGCGGCCGCGGCCCGAAGGGCCGTGGGACATCGCCGAGGTCGAGAACCCGGAGGAGGGCCGGGTCGACCTCGGCGGCATCCTCGTCCCGGTGGTCGAGGGCATGGAGCTGCGCGTGGAGGTGGCCAACGACCAGATCGTGGCGGCCACGGCCATCCACGGGCAGAGCGCGCTGCAGCTCCAGCCCTTCGCCGCGCCGCGCAGCGAGGGCATCTGGGACGAGGTGCGACACGAGATCGCGGCGGGCGTCACCCAGCAGGGCGGCATCGTCGACGAGGTGGAGGGGCCGCTCGGCCCCGAACTGCGCGCGCACGTGCCGCTGCAGCTCCCGGACGGCACCTATGGCACGCAGCTGGTCCGGTTCGTGGGCTGCGACGGGCCGCGCTGGTTCCTGCGCGGGGTGTTCTCCGGCCAGGCGGCCGTGCAACCGGAGACCGCCGGCGTGCTCGAGGCGGTCTTCCGCGGGGTGGTGGTGGTGCGCGGCAAGGAGCCGATGGCGCCGCGCGACCCGATCCCGCTGCGCCTGCCGCCGAACGCCATGTCGGCCGGCCCCCAGGACGAGGACGAGCGGTTCGACCGAGACGACCTGAACCCTTTTGAGCGCGGCCCGGAGATCACCGAGGTCCGCTGAGCGGTGAAACGATCATGGGCTTCGCCTGGCCGCGGAGTCTGTGATCGTTTCGCGTCAAGGACACGTTAAAGCCGACCGCCGGCGGCGCTAGGGGCCCGTCAAGACGGGCAGGGACACCTGTCGACCGGAGTTCACTCGTGGTGCGCCCGAAAGTGAGGGGCGCGGAGTGGGGTGGCTCGGAGATCCCCACCCCGACCCGTACCCGAGGAAGCCATGTGGCTGGAGCTCATACCCGGTGACGCTGCCGCTCGTCGGCCTGACGCTCCCCACGGCCGCCGCCGGCCGGTGGGGGACCGGGCGACAACTCTGTTCACCGCCGTGGCGGGGTTGTGCTCGCTGGGAGCCACGCTGCGGGTCGCCGCCGGCGTCGACATGTTGGCCTGGGCCGGGTTCTCCGTGCACTCGGACGGTGAGCTGAGCTTCGCCCACCCGCCGGTTCGCTCTGTGCCCGGCCGTCCCGGTCCTGGTGGCCGGGGCGGTGCGGCGCCGCTCGCCGGGGTTGGCGGACGCTTCCGCGGTGGTACGGGCAACTGTCCCCGTCCCTGTCATGTCCCCATCCCTGTCACGGAGTTCCACGAATGACCGATTCGGTCTTCCGTCTCATCCCCCACCGTCCCCTGGTGATCGGGCCGTCGGCTGAGGGAGTCGAGCGGCGATGACCGCGGAGAACCTCACCGGCCTGATCGTCGCCGTGCTCCTGCTCGGCTACCTCGTGCTCGCACTCGTCTTCCCGGAGCGGTTCTGACCACGATGAACGACACCACTGCGGGTCTACTGCAGGCCGGCGCGCTCGTCGGCGCGCTGGCCGTGGTACACCGTCCCTTCGGCGACTACCTGGCCCGGGTCTACGCCAGCCCGCGCCACCTGCGCGTGGAACGCTGGATGTACCGGGTGGTCGGCGTCGACCCCGACGCCGAGCAGCGCTGGGACACCTACCTGCGCGCCGTGCTCGCGTTCTCCCTCGTCTCGATCCTCGGCCTGTACGCGCTGCTGCGGCTGCAAGACCGCCTGCCGCTGTCCCTCGGCAGGGCGCCGATCCCGCCGGACCAGGCGTTCAACACCGCCGTCTCCTTCGTCACCAACACCAACTGGCAGTCGTACTCCGGCGAGCAGGTCATGGGCCACCTGGCCCAGATGGCCGGGCTCGCGGTCCAGAACTTCGTGTCGGCGGCCGTCGGCATGGCCGTGGCGGTCGCCCTGGTGCGCGGTTTCGCCCGGACCCGGACCGACCGGCTCGGCAACTTCTGGGTCGACCTGGTCCGCGGCTGCGTGCGCGTCCTGCTGCCGATCGCGGTCGTGGGGGCGCTCCTGCTGATCGCGGGCGGGGTGGTCCAGAACCTCGCCGAGCCGCAGACCGTGCGGACGCTCGCCGGCGGCGAGCAAACGATTCCCGGCGGCCCGGTGGCTTCCCAGGAGGTCATCAAGGAGCTGGGCACCAACGGAGGCGGCTTCTACAACGCCAACTCCGCCCACCCCTTCGAGAACCCGAACCCGGTCACCAACTGGGTCGAGATCTTCCTGATGCTGCTGATCCCGTCCAGCCTGCCGCGCGCGTTCGGCCGGCTGGTCGGCGACACCCGTCAGGGGTACGCGATCCTCGCCGCGATGGCCGTGCTGTACCTCGGCGCGCTCACCGCGATGACCGCGGCCGAGCTGGCCCACCCGGGTGCGGTGCCGCAGGCGGCCGGCGCGGCGATGGAGGGCAAGGAGACGCGGTTCGGCATCTTCGGCTCCACCCTGTTCGGCACCACCTCGACGGCGACCTCCACCGGCGCGGTGAACTCCATGCACGACTCGTACACGGCGCTGGGCGGCGGTGTGGCCTTGCTCAACATGATGCTCGGCGAGGTGTCGCCGGGCGGTGTGGGCTCCGGCCTGTACGGGATGCTCGTGCTCGCCGTGGTCGCGGTCTTCGTCGCCGGCCTCATGGTGGGCCGCACCCCCGAGTACCTGGGCAAGAAGATCCGCGCCCGGGAGATGAAGCTGGTCGCCCTGTACATCCTCGTCGTGCCGGCCGTGATCCTGGTGGGCACCGGCCTCGCCCTGGCGCTGGGGACCGGGCGCTCCTCGATCCTCAACCCGGGCGCGCACGGGCTGTCGGAGGTCCTGTACGCGTTCACCTCGGCCGCCAACAACAACGGCAGCGCCTTCGCCGGCCTGAACGCCGACACGCCCTTCTACAACATCGGGCTCGGCCTGGCGATGCTCGCCGGCCGGTTCCTGCCGATCACGCTGGTGCTCGCCCTGGCCGGGTCGCTCGCCGCGCAGCAGCCGGTGGCGGCCACGTCCGGGACGCTCAGCACCCACCGGTCGCTGTTCGTCGGCCTGCTCGCCGGGGTGACGCTGATCGTCGCCGGCCTCACGTTCTTCCCCGCACTCGCGCTCGGCCCGCTCGCGGAGGGTGTGTCCTGATGTCGCTGTCCACTCTCGAAGCTCCGGAACTACGGGACAGAGGCGAGGAGCGGCCGCCACGCCGGGTCGCGGCCGGCTTCTTCGACCCGCGCCAGCTCGTCCGGTCGCTGCCGGAGGCGCTGCGCAAGCTCGACCCGCGGCTCATGGTTCGCAACCCGGTCATGTTCGTGGTCGAGATCGGTTCGGTGCTCACCACCGTGCTGGCGATCCGGCACCCGAGCCTGTTCGCCTGGCTGATCACGGCCTGGCTGTGGTTGACCGTGGTCTTCGCCAACCTCGCCGAGGCCGTCGCCGAGGGCCGCGGCAAGGCGCAGGCGGCCACGCTGCGCAAGACCCGCCAGAACACGTACGCCCGCCGGATCACCGCGGACGGGACCGAGGAGCGCATCCCCGCCTCCCAGCTCGCGGTCGGCGACGTCGTGGTCTGCGAGGCCGGCGACGTCATCCCCGGCGACGGGGACGTGATCGAGGGTGTGGCCAGCGTGGACGAGTCCGCGATCACCGGTGAGTCCGCGCCGGTGATCCGCGAGTCCGGGGGCGATCGCAGCGCCGTCACCGGCGGCACCAAGGTGCTGTCGGACCGGATCGTGGTGCGGATCACGGCGAAGCCCGGGGAGTCCTTCCTCGACCGGATGATCGCGCTCGTCGAGGGCGCCGACCGGCAGAAGACCCCGAACGAGATCGCGCTCAACATCCTGCTCGCCAGCCTCACGATCATCTTCCTGCTCGCGGTGGTGACGCTGCAGCCGCTCGCGGTCTACTCCGGCTCGCCCCAGCCGGTGGTGGTCCTGGTCGCGCTGCTGGTCTGCCTGATCCCCACCACGATCGGCGCCCTGCTGTCCGCGATCGGCATCGCCGGGATGGACCGGCTCGTTCAGCGCAACGTGCTCGCCCTGTCCGGCCGGGCCGTGGAGGCCGCGGGCGACGTCCACACGCTGCTGCTGGACAAGACTGGCACGATCACGCTCGGCGACCGGCACGCGGTCAAGTTCATCCCGGTCGACGGGGTGGACGAACGCCGGCTCGCCGATGCGGCCCAGCTGTCCAGCCTCGCCGACGAGACGCCGGAGGGCCGGTCGGTCGTGGTGCTGGCCAAGCGGGAGTACGGCCTGCGGACCCGGGAGAAGGGCGTCGTCCTGGGCGCCCACTTCGTGCCCTTCAGCGCCCAGACCCGCATGTCCGGGGTGGACATGCACGACGGCCGCCGCATCCGCAAGGGCGCGGCAGCCGCGGTGATGAAGTGGGTGCGCGAGAACGGGGGCCATCCGAGCGACGCGGTGGGCCCCCTGGTGGACGCCATCAGCGCGAGCGGCGGCACCCCGCTGGTCGTCGCCGAGCAGGTACCCGGCGAGCCCGCCCGGGCGCTCGGCGTGGTGCACCTGAAGGACGTCGTCAAGGCGGGCATACGGGAGCGCTTCGCCGAGCTGCGCCGCATGGGCATCAAGACCGTGATGATCACCGGGGACAACCCGCTCACCGCCAGGGCGATCGCCCAGGAGGCCGGGGTGGACGACTTCCTGGCCGAGGCCACGCCCGAGGACAAGATGGCGCTGATCAAGCGTGAGCAGGCGGACGGCAAGCTGGTCGCGATGACCGGCGACGGCACCAACGACGCCCCGGCGCTGGCCCAGGCCGATGTGGGCGTGGCCATGAACACCGGCACGTCCGCGGCCAAGGAGGCCGGCAACATGGTCGACCTCGATTCCAACCCGACCAAGCTCGTCGAGATCGTCGAGATCGGCAAGCAGCTGCTGATCACCCGGGGCGCGCTGACCACGTTCTCGATCGCGAACGACGTCGCCAAGTACTTCGCGATCATCCCGGCGATGTTCGCCGGCCTGTACCCGGGCCTGGACGCGCTCAACGTCATGCGGCTGGCCACGCCGCGGTCGGCGATCCTGTCGGCGGTGATCTTCAACGCGCTGATCATCGTCGCGCTGATCCCGCTGGCGTTGCGCGGGGTCCGGTACCGCCCGGTGTCCGCCGACGCGCTGCTTCGCCGCAACCTGCTGGTCTACGGCCTGGGCGGCCTCGTCGCCCCGTTCGTCGGGATCAAGCTCATCGACCTGTTCGTCTCGCTCATCCCAGGGATCGGCTGATGACCCACCAGATCACGGCCTTCGCCCGTCAGGCACTCGCCGCGGTCCGGGCCCTCGTGGTCCTCACGATCGTGCTCGGCCTGCTGTACCCGCTGCTGGTCACCGCGATCGGCCAGCTCGCCTTCCGCGACCAGGCCAACGGCTCGCGGGTGTCGTACCAGGGCCGGATCGTCGGCTCGTCCCTGCTCGGGCAGGGCTTCACCGGCCCGGAGTGGTTCCACCCCCGGCCCTCGGCGGCCGACGGGTACGACGCGAGCGTGTCCGGCGGGTCCAACCTCGGGCCGGCCAACCCGGAACTGCTGCGGACCGTCACCGAGCGCCGGGCCCAGGTGGCCCGGGAGAACGGGGTGCCAGAGTCGGCGGTCCCGGCCGACGCGGTGACCGCGTCCGGCAGCGGCCTCGACCCGCACATCTCGCCCGAGTACGCGGCCATCCAGGTAAACCGGGTGGCGAGGGCCCGGGGCCTGGACCCGGCGCGGGTCGCCCAGTTGGTGCGCGCCCACACCCAGGGCCGCCTCCTGGGCTTCCTCGGCGAGCCGCGGGTCAACGTGCTGGAGCTCAACCTGGCGCTGGAGCAGTTGGGTTAGGCGGCTTTGCCTCGGGTGTGCGTGTCGACACGCACACCCGAGGCAAAGCGGGGTCAGCCCTTCCGCCGCTGGCCGTACAGCAGGCTGCGGTGCCCGTCCGGGCCGACGTACTCGCCCCAGTACTCGTGACCGATCCGCTCGGCCACCTTGATCGAGCGCTGGTTGTCCGGATGGATCAGCGAGCACACCTCGTCCGCGCCCAGCACCTCGAAGGCGTACCGCACCGAGGCGCGGCCCAGCTCGGTCGCGTACCCCCGGCCCCACGCGAACCGGCCCAGCACCCAGCCGACCTCCAGCGCCGGCCAGCCCTCCGGGTACCACAGGCCGCCGCGGCCGAGCAGCCGCCCGGTCGCCTTCTCGATCACGGCCGACTGGGAGAACCCGCGCAGGTGCTGGTGGCCGACGCACTCCGCCATGGCGCGCCACGCCTGCGGGCGGCTGCGCGGGGTGGGGTCGCCGAGGTATCGGGTCACCTTCGGGTCGGCCATGATCTCGGCGAAGGCGTCGAAGTCGTCCGGAGTGAACGTGCGCAGGATCAGCCGTTCGGTCTCCAGCAGGGTCATGCGCCGAGCCTACGCAGAGGCACCGGGTCGAGAATGAATCTCATGGGGCGCGGCACCTTGCGCATATATCTCGGCGCGGCTCCCGGCGTGGGCAAGACGTACGCGATGCTCAGCGAGGGGCACCGTCGCCGGCAGCGCGGCACGGACGTGGTGGTCGGGTTCGTCGAGACGCACGGCCGGCCCCGCACCGCCGCCCTGGTCGAGGGGCTGGAGGTCGTGCCGCGGCGGCGGATCACCTACCGGGGCGCGACGTTCACCGAGATGGACGTGGACGCCGTGCTGGCCCGCAGGCCCCAGGTGGCGCTGGTCGACGAACTAGCCCACACCAACGTCCCCGGCTCCCGCAACGCCAAGCGCTGGCAGGACGTCGAGGAACTGCTGGACGCCGGCATCCACGTCATCTCCACGCTGAACATCCAGCACCTGGAGTCCCTCAACGACGTGGTCGAGCAGATCACCGGGGTGCCGCAGCGGGAGACCATCCCGGACGAGGTGGTGCGCCGCGCCGACCAGATCGAACTGGTCGACATGACCCCGGAGGCGCTGCGCCGCCGGCTCGCCCACGGCAACGTGTACGCGCCGGAGAAGATCGACGCCGCGCTGTCCAACTACTTCCGGGTCGGCAACCTGACCGCGCTGCGCGAGCTGGCCCTGCTGTGGGTCGCCGACCGGGTCGACGAGGGGCTGCGCCGGTACCGGGCCGAGCACCACATCGACCGGCCCTGGCCCGCCCGGGAACGGGTCGTGGTGGGGCTCTCCGGCGGGCCGGAGGGGGAGACGGTGATCCGGCGCGCCGCCCGGATCGCCGCCCGCGGCTCGGGCGGGGAGCTGATGGCCGTGTACGTGGCGCGCAGCGACGGGCTCACCGGCGCGTCACCCAAGACGCTGGCCCGGCAGCGGGAGCTGGTCGAGAACCTCGGCGGGTCGTTCCACACCGTGGTGGGCGACGACGTGCCGACCGCGCTGCTGCAGTTCGCCAAAGGGGTGAACGCGACCCAGCTCGTGCTGGGGATCAGCCGGCGCAAACGGCACCTGTTCAGCCCGGGCGTCGGCAACACGGTCGCCCGGCTCGCCGACGAGATCGACGTCCACATCGTCCCGCACGAGAAGGCCGGCCGAGGCCTGCGGCTGCTCCCCGAGCGGCGCGAGGCCCTGTCCCGCCTGCGCCGGCTCTGGGGCTGGGCAGCAGCCGTGATCGGACCGCCGGCGCTCACCCTGCTGCTCGCCCTCACCCGGGACATGCACTCGCTGCCCACCGATCTTTTGCTCTTCCTCGCACTCACCGTCGGGGTGGCGCTGCTGGGCGGGTTGTGGCCGGCGCTGTTCTGCGCGGTCTCCGGATCGCTGCTGCTCAACTTCTACTTCACCCCGCCGATCCACCGGTTCACCATCGCCGAGCCGGAGAACCTGCTCGCGCTGGTGGTGTTCGTGCTGGTCGGCGTCGGCGTCTCGTCGGTGGTCGACCTGGCCGCGCGGCGCACGCAGCAGGCCGCCCGCAGCCAGGCCGAGGCCGAGGTGCTGAGCGGGCTGGCGCGCAGCGTGCTCTCCGGGAAGGACGCCCTGCCCGCGCTGCTCAACCAGCTGAAGGAGACGTTCGGCATGCGGGCGGTGGCCCTGCTGGAGCGCGCCGACGCCACCGGCGCGTGGCGGTGCGTGGGCGCGGTCGGGGACCAGCCGCCCACCCGACCGGAGGACGCCGACGTGGACGTGCCGATCTCCGATGACTTTG is a genomic window containing:
- the kdpC gene encoding potassium-transporting ATPase subunit KdpC; the protein is MTHQITAFARQALAAVRALVVLTIVLGLLYPLLVTAIGQLAFRDQANGSRVSYQGRIVGSSLLGQGFTGPEWFHPRPSAADGYDASVSGGSNLGPANPELLRTVTERRAQVARENGVPESAVPADAVTASGSGLDPHISPEYAAIQVNRVARARGLDPARVAQLVRAHTQGRLLGFLGEPRVNVLELNLALEQLG
- a CDS encoding GNAT family N-acetyltransferase; its protein translation is MTLLETERLILRTFTPDDFDAFAEIMADPKVTRYLGDPTPRSRPQAWRAMAECVGHQHLRGFSQSAVIEKATGRLLGRGGLWYPEGWPALEVGWVLGRFAWGRGYATELGRASVRYAFEVLGADEVCSLIHPDNQRSIKVAERIGHEYWGEYVGPDGHRSLLYGQRRKG
- a CDS encoding sensor histidine kinase — protein: MGRGTLRIYLGAAPGVGKTYAMLSEGHRRRQRGTDVVVGFVETHGRPRTAALVEGLEVVPRRRITYRGATFTEMDVDAVLARRPQVALVDELAHTNVPGSRNAKRWQDVEELLDAGIHVISTLNIQHLESLNDVVEQITGVPQRETIPDEVVRRADQIELVDMTPEALRRRLAHGNVYAPEKIDAALSNYFRVGNLTALRELALLWVADRVDEGLRRYRAEHHIDRPWPARERVVVGLSGGPEGETVIRRAARIAARGSGGELMAVYVARSDGLTGASPKTLARQRELVENLGGSFHTVVGDDVPTALLQFAKGVNATQLVLGISRRKRHLFSPGVGNTVARLADEIDVHIVPHEKAGRGLRLLPERREALSRLRRLWGWAAAVIGPPALTLLLALTRDMHSLPTDLLLFLALTVGVALLGGLWPALFCAVSGSLLLNFYFTPPIHRFTIAEPENLLALVVFVLVGVGVSSVVDLAARRTQQAARSQAEAEVLSGLARSVLSGKDALPALLNQLKETFGMRAVALLERADATGAWRCVGAVGDQPPTRPEDADVDVPISDDFALVLAGRVPSAGDRRVLEAFAAQAAVVLERQRLAAQAAEAHRLAEADRTRTALLAAVSHDLRTPLASIKAAVSSLRADDVRWDPEDEAELLAAIEESADRLDALVGNLLDMSRLQTGTVTPVMRPVGLDEVVPAALAGVPAARVRLDVPESLPLVWADPGLLERVVANVVENAVQHSPPDQPVLIQAGAIQDRVELRVVDRGPGVPDEAKDRIFEPFQRLGDAPKGTGVGLGLAVARGFAEALGGSLTAEDTPGGGLTMVLALRAVVPYATAPDMAVRDREAG